In Miscanthus floridulus cultivar M001 chromosome 5, ASM1932011v1, whole genome shotgun sequence, one genomic interval encodes:
- the LOC136450869 gene encoding sister chromatid cohesion 1 protein 4-like isoform X3 yields the protein MFYSQFILAKKGPLGTIWIAAHLERKLRKNQVADTDIGVSVDSIIFPDVPIALRLSSHLMLGVVRIYSRKVNYLFHDCSEALLKIKQAFRSTAVDLPPEESTAPYHSITLPETFDLDDFELPEAAFQGIIIQGRLSVPSTDMDIDDNKSTDITAEGYSNMDSGPSSHGKLGPLNADGLGGNSIPNWTGYNVQTPYNVQTPDLNDILLHNEGIAGPSASYYQPSPFTCDEPASPEFISAQAPATPGLMEETVPSRVHESPVLSPQRKASPSTNDETAKADTPAPASDFLHSATGNASDVVGAEMTELELAKPVQVESSVVPDTHALVQQHTSEGLPSQGQASHLEATADELVGSDGIAASVETVTVNATIEDVPLAVNDSERCVDGSTEPSVVENPVQINGPLADAQGTIAPSANFQHEAQAMQQVVASNDRLNELLTSEFAEPEKMLSAPDAEFNHAIDMGQTTAEKGTAESDGSNIIGSLTSRKRHLEDSLPALESETTERLSSRPHGKRTNDFVPHDDDILASILVGTRTPGFTLDSTPLPPRESSLKRPRLGSKMGTLKRKVQIDDAMVLHADTIRQQLINTEDIRRIRKKAPCTRSEIWMIEKGSLEDDIFHEPIFSCLSEELNELHNRTYEAIVRPAVQSMELQGQFDMPETIPEDSNIAGFGAATINDPLHIPDGIQSDVLLSGANDACGATPAFGLQIPPDNQVNGASNDFVIGTLFQGVTEPFIDNEKEVALADREHAQVDTLYSDRLQDVPSDLQRSTDANVSSQDVALDNSGQACVHAGDDMTGEFNHFVHSNANIFESNEVPASEITGVEYSQDASGFPRPTADENAVGYNQDASGFLRPTENENAVSAMGDNSGFQENNMGSLMDLDMVNDYELKECNDFGSAIHGVDTGSLSILMCSDVCVCLTYFLNYDDDGDFDDANDDEPNPSEFQSLDNSGWSSRTRGVARYLKTLFDEDSGLGRKSVAIDHLVRGKTRKEASRMFFETLVLTTKDYIGVDQPNPYDYVSIKPGPKLLMSEF from the exons ATGTTTTACTCGCAGTTCATCTTGGCCAAGAAGGGCCCCCTCGGGACCATATGGATTGCCGCGCACTTGGAGCGGAAGCTGCGCAAGAACCAGGTCGCGGACACGGACATCGGCGTCTCAGTAG ATTCCATCATATTCCCTGACGTTCCAATCGCACTTCGGTTATCAAGTCATCTTATGTTAGGCGTGGTCAGAATCTATTCTCGGAAGGTCAACTACCTATTCCATGACTGCAGCGAAGCTTTGCTGAAGATAAAACAAGCTTTCAGGTCCACTGCTGTTGATCTACCTCCTGAGGAGTCAACTGCTCCGTATCACTCTATAACTCTGCCTGAGACATTTGATCTTGATGATTTTGAACTGCCAGAAGCTGCGTTTCAAGG CATTATTATTCAAGGTCGGCTGTCAGTCCCTTCTACTGATATGGACATTGATGATAACAAAAGTACAGACATAACAGCTGAAGGATACAGCAACATGGACAGTGGGCCTTCTAGTCATGGAAAGCTAGGTCCACTTAATGCAGATGGCCTAGGAGGAAACAGTATCCCTAACTGGACTGGTTACAATGTACAGACTCCTTACAATGTACAGACTCCTGATTTGAATGATATATTATTGCATAATGAGGGTATTGCAGGGCCATCAGCTTCGTACTATCAACCTAGCCCATTTACTTGTGATGAACCTGCATCACCAGAGTTCATTAGCGCTCAGGCCCCAGCTACACCTGGTTTAATGGAAGAGACAGTTCCTTCCAGAGTCCATGAAAGTCCTGTTCTGAGCCCACAGAGAAAAGCATCACCATCTACCAATGATGAAACTGCAAAGGCTGACACTCCTGCTCCAGCCTCAGATTTTCTCCATTCAGCTACAGGAAATGCCAGTGATGTTGTGGGTGCTGAGATGACAGAACTTGAATTGGCGAAGCCTGTGCAAGTTGAGTCTTCTGTTGTGCCGGACACACATGCATTGGTGCAACAGCACACAAGTGAGGGTTTACCATCCCAGGGTCAAGCATCACACTTGGAAGCTACTGCTGATGAGCTGGTTGGTTCTGATGGTATAGCTGCATCTGTTGAAACGGTAACTGTCAATGCAACCATTGAAGATGTACCTTTGGCTGTAAATGATTCAGAGCGATGTGTCGATGGTTCTACTGAACCATCTGTGGTGGAGAACCCAGTACAGATTAATGGGCCATTAGCTGATGCACAAG GTACAATTGCACCAAGTGCAAATTTTCAACATGAAGCCCAAGCAATGCAACAAGTAGTGGCATCTAATGATAGACTGAATGAACTATTAACTTCAGAATTTGCTGAGCCTGAGAAAATGCTGTCTGCTCCGGATGCTGAATTCAATCATGCAATTGACATGGGGCAGACAACTGCAGAAAAAGGAACAGCTGAATCTGATGGAAGTAACATAATAGGCAGCCTTACGAGCAGAAAAAGACACCTGGAAGATAGCTTACCAGCTTTAGAGAGTGAGACCACTGAAAGGTTGTCTAGCCGACCACATGGTAAAAGAACCAATGATTTTGTTCCTCATGATGATGATATACTGGCATCTATTTTAG TCGGTACAAGGACCCCTGGGTTCACACTTGATTCAACACCACTACCACCGAGGGAATCATCTCTGAAACGCCCGAGGTTGGGGTCGAAGATGGGTACACTCAAGAGAAAAGTGCAAATAGATGATGCCATGGTCCTGCATGCTGA TACTATACGGCAACAGTTGATCAATACCGAGGATATACGGCGCATTCGTAAAAAGGCTCCATGCACTCGTTCCGAAATATGGATGATTGAGAAAGGTTCACTGGAAGATGATATATTCCACGAGCCCATCTTTTCCT GTCTATCTGAGGAGCTAAACGAATTACACAATCGGACATATGAGGCTATTGTACGCCCTGCTGTTCAGAGCATGGAACTACAAGGTCAATTCGACATGCCTGAAACCATTCCAGAAGATAGCAATATTGCTGGGTTTGGTGCTGCTACAATTAATGACCCACTTCACATACCAGATGGTATTCAATCAGATGTCTTGCTGTCAGGTGCAAATGATGCATGTGGCGCTACACCTGCTTTTGGTTTGCAAATTCCTCCTGACAACCAGGTTAACGGTGCATCTAATGATTTTGTTATTGGCACTCTGTTTCAAGGGGTGACTGAACCTTTTATtgataatgagaaagaagtgGCACTTGCTGACAGAGAGCATGCTCAAGTAGATACACTGTATAGTGACCGTCTTCAAGATGTTCCATCTGATTTGCAGAGGAGTACTGATGCAAACGTTTCTAGTCAAGATGTGGCTCTAGATAACTCTGGCCAAGCTTGTGTTCACGCAGGGGACGACATGACAGGGGAGTTCAATCATTTTGTTCATAGCAATGCTAATATTTTTGAGAGTAATGAGGTCCCTGCTTCTGAGATTACTGGGGTGGAATATAGTCAAGATGCCTCTGGTTTTCCTCGACCAACGGCGGATGAAAATGCGGTGGGATATAATCAAGATGCCTCTGGTTTTCTTCGACCAACGGAGAATGAAAATGCTGTGTCTGCTATGGGAGATAATTCTGGCTTCCAAGAAAACAACATGGGTTCTCTTATGGATCTGGATATGGTGAATGACTATGAACTGAAGGAATGCAAT GATTTTGGGAGTGCAATTCATGGTGTTGATACAGGTAGTTTATCCATTCTGATGTGCTCTGATGTATGTGTATGCCTTACAT ATTTTCTGAACTATGATGATGATGGGGACTTCGACGACGCCAATGATGACGAGCCAAACCCTAGTGAATTTCAGTCTCTTGACAACAGTGGTTGGTCTTCTCGCACCAG GGGTGTTGCAAGATATCTCAAGACTTTATTCGATGAAGACTCTGGTCTGGGGAGGAAGAGTGTCGCTATTGATCATCTGGTGCGCGGGAAGACACGGAAGGAAGCATCGAGAATGTTCTTTGAGACCTTG GTGCTGACAACAAAGGACTACATCGGCGTGGATCAACCAAACCCCTACGATTATGTGAGCATAAAGCCAGGTCCAAAGCTGCTGATGTCAGaattctag
- the LOC136450869 gene encoding sister chromatid cohesion 1 protein 4-like isoform X1 encodes MFYSQFILAKKGPLGTIWIAAHLERKLRKNQVADTDIGVSVDSIIFPDVPIALRLSSHLMLGVVRIYSRKVNYLFHDCSEALLKIKQAFRSTAVDLPPEESTAPYHSITLPETFDLDDFELPEAAFQGDTDHHVSTKEQITLQDNPEKTGYSTSQFGLDERFGDGSSSHIGLDLEEELILNKDHSIHLESDDGIIIQGRLSVPSTDMDIDDNKSTDITAEGYSNMDSGPSSHGKLGPLNADGLGGNSIPNWTGYNVQTPYNVQTPDLNDILLHNEGIAGPSASYYQPSPFTCDEPASPEFISAQAPATPGLMEETVPSRVHESPVLSPQRKASPSTNDETAKADTPAPASDFLHSATGNASDVVGAEMTELELAKPVQVESSVVPDTHALVQQHTSEGLPSQGQASHLEATADELVGSDGIAASVETVTVNATIEDVPLAVNDSERCVDGSTEPSVVENPVQINGPLADAQGTIAPSANFQHEAQAMQQVVASNDRLNELLTSEFAEPEKMLSAPDAEFNHAIDMGQTTAEKGTAESDGSNIIGSLTSRKRHLEDSLPALESETTERLSSRPHGKRTNDFVPHDDDILASILVGTRTPGFTLDSTPLPPRESSLKRPRLGSKMGTLKRKVQIDDAMVLHADTIRQQLINTEDIRRIRKKAPCTRSEIWMIEKGSLEDDIFHEPIFSCLSEELNELHNRTYEAIVRPAVQSMELQGQFDMPETIPEDSNIAGFGAATINDPLHIPDGIQSDVLLSGANDACGATPAFGLQIPPDNQVNGASNDFVIGTLFQGVTEPFIDNEKEVALADREHAQVDTLYSDRLQDVPSDLQRSTDANVSSQDVALDNSGQACVHAGDDMTGEFNHFVHSNANIFESNEVPASEITGVEYSQDASGFPRPTADENAVGYNQDASGFLRPTENENAVSAMGDNSGFQENNMGSLMDLDMVNDYELKECNDFGSAIHGVDTGSLSILMCSDVCVCLTYFLNYDDDGDFDDANDDEPNPSEFQSLDNSGWSSRTRGVARYLKTLFDEDSGLGRKSVAIDHLVRGKTRKEASRMFFETLVLTTKDYIGVDQPNPYDYVSIKPGPKLLMSEF; translated from the exons ATGTTTTACTCGCAGTTCATCTTGGCCAAGAAGGGCCCCCTCGGGACCATATGGATTGCCGCGCACTTGGAGCGGAAGCTGCGCAAGAACCAGGTCGCGGACACGGACATCGGCGTCTCAGTAG ATTCCATCATATTCCCTGACGTTCCAATCGCACTTCGGTTATCAAGTCATCTTATGTTAGGCGTGGTCAGAATCTATTCTCGGAAGGTCAACTACCTATTCCATGACTGCAGCGAAGCTTTGCTGAAGATAAAACAAGCTTTCAGGTCCACTGCTGTTGATCTACCTCCTGAGGAGTCAACTGCTCCGTATCACTCTATAACTCTGCCTGAGACATTTGATCTTGATGATTTTGAACTGCCAGAAGCTGCGTTTCAAGG CGACACTGATCATCATGTGAGCACAAAAGAACAGATCACTTTGCAAGACAACCCAGAAAAAACAGGGTATTCAACATCCCAGTTTGGCCTAGATG AAAGATTTGGTGATGGTAGTTCATCTCATATTGGCTTGGACTTGGAGGAG GAATTAATTCTGAACAAGGACCACTCAATTCATCTTGAGTCTGATGATGG CATTATTATTCAAGGTCGGCTGTCAGTCCCTTCTACTGATATGGACATTGATGATAACAAAAGTACAGACATAACAGCTGAAGGATACAGCAACATGGACAGTGGGCCTTCTAGTCATGGAAAGCTAGGTCCACTTAATGCAGATGGCCTAGGAGGAAACAGTATCCCTAACTGGACTGGTTACAATGTACAGACTCCTTACAATGTACAGACTCCTGATTTGAATGATATATTATTGCATAATGAGGGTATTGCAGGGCCATCAGCTTCGTACTATCAACCTAGCCCATTTACTTGTGATGAACCTGCATCACCAGAGTTCATTAGCGCTCAGGCCCCAGCTACACCTGGTTTAATGGAAGAGACAGTTCCTTCCAGAGTCCATGAAAGTCCTGTTCTGAGCCCACAGAGAAAAGCATCACCATCTACCAATGATGAAACTGCAAAGGCTGACACTCCTGCTCCAGCCTCAGATTTTCTCCATTCAGCTACAGGAAATGCCAGTGATGTTGTGGGTGCTGAGATGACAGAACTTGAATTGGCGAAGCCTGTGCAAGTTGAGTCTTCTGTTGTGCCGGACACACATGCATTGGTGCAACAGCACACAAGTGAGGGTTTACCATCCCAGGGTCAAGCATCACACTTGGAAGCTACTGCTGATGAGCTGGTTGGTTCTGATGGTATAGCTGCATCTGTTGAAACGGTAACTGTCAATGCAACCATTGAAGATGTACCTTTGGCTGTAAATGATTCAGAGCGATGTGTCGATGGTTCTACTGAACCATCTGTGGTGGAGAACCCAGTACAGATTAATGGGCCATTAGCTGATGCACAAG GTACAATTGCACCAAGTGCAAATTTTCAACATGAAGCCCAAGCAATGCAACAAGTAGTGGCATCTAATGATAGACTGAATGAACTATTAACTTCAGAATTTGCTGAGCCTGAGAAAATGCTGTCTGCTCCGGATGCTGAATTCAATCATGCAATTGACATGGGGCAGACAACTGCAGAAAAAGGAACAGCTGAATCTGATGGAAGTAACATAATAGGCAGCCTTACGAGCAGAAAAAGACACCTGGAAGATAGCTTACCAGCTTTAGAGAGTGAGACCACTGAAAGGTTGTCTAGCCGACCACATGGTAAAAGAACCAATGATTTTGTTCCTCATGATGATGATATACTGGCATCTATTTTAG TCGGTACAAGGACCCCTGGGTTCACACTTGATTCAACACCACTACCACCGAGGGAATCATCTCTGAAACGCCCGAGGTTGGGGTCGAAGATGGGTACACTCAAGAGAAAAGTGCAAATAGATGATGCCATGGTCCTGCATGCTGA TACTATACGGCAACAGTTGATCAATACCGAGGATATACGGCGCATTCGTAAAAAGGCTCCATGCACTCGTTCCGAAATATGGATGATTGAGAAAGGTTCACTGGAAGATGATATATTCCACGAGCCCATCTTTTCCT GTCTATCTGAGGAGCTAAACGAATTACACAATCGGACATATGAGGCTATTGTACGCCCTGCTGTTCAGAGCATGGAACTACAAGGTCAATTCGACATGCCTGAAACCATTCCAGAAGATAGCAATATTGCTGGGTTTGGTGCTGCTACAATTAATGACCCACTTCACATACCAGATGGTATTCAATCAGATGTCTTGCTGTCAGGTGCAAATGATGCATGTGGCGCTACACCTGCTTTTGGTTTGCAAATTCCTCCTGACAACCAGGTTAACGGTGCATCTAATGATTTTGTTATTGGCACTCTGTTTCAAGGGGTGACTGAACCTTTTATtgataatgagaaagaagtgGCACTTGCTGACAGAGAGCATGCTCAAGTAGATACACTGTATAGTGACCGTCTTCAAGATGTTCCATCTGATTTGCAGAGGAGTACTGATGCAAACGTTTCTAGTCAAGATGTGGCTCTAGATAACTCTGGCCAAGCTTGTGTTCACGCAGGGGACGACATGACAGGGGAGTTCAATCATTTTGTTCATAGCAATGCTAATATTTTTGAGAGTAATGAGGTCCCTGCTTCTGAGATTACTGGGGTGGAATATAGTCAAGATGCCTCTGGTTTTCCTCGACCAACGGCGGATGAAAATGCGGTGGGATATAATCAAGATGCCTCTGGTTTTCTTCGACCAACGGAGAATGAAAATGCTGTGTCTGCTATGGGAGATAATTCTGGCTTCCAAGAAAACAACATGGGTTCTCTTATGGATCTGGATATGGTGAATGACTATGAACTGAAGGAATGCAAT GATTTTGGGAGTGCAATTCATGGTGTTGATACAGGTAGTTTATCCATTCTGATGTGCTCTGATGTATGTGTATGCCTTACAT ATTTTCTGAACTATGATGATGATGGGGACTTCGACGACGCCAATGATGACGAGCCAAACCCTAGTGAATTTCAGTCTCTTGACAACAGTGGTTGGTCTTCTCGCACCAG GGGTGTTGCAAGATATCTCAAGACTTTATTCGATGAAGACTCTGGTCTGGGGAGGAAGAGTGTCGCTATTGATCATCTGGTGCGCGGGAAGACACGGAAGGAAGCATCGAGAATGTTCTTTGAGACCTTG GTGCTGACAACAAAGGACTACATCGGCGTGGATCAACCAAACCCCTACGATTATGTGAGCATAAAGCCAGGTCCAAAGCTGCTGATGTCAGaattctag
- the LOC136450869 gene encoding sister chromatid cohesion 1 protein 4-like isoform X2 gives MFYSQFILAKKGPLGTIWIAAHLERKLRKNQVADTDIGVSVDSIIFPDVPIALRLSSHLMLGVVRIYSRKVNYLFHDCSEALLKIKQAFRSTAVDLPPEESTAPYHSITLPETFDLDDFELPEAAFQGDTDHHVSTKEQITLQDNPEKTGYSTSQFGLDERFGDGSSSHIGLDLEEELILNKDHSIHLESDDGIIIQGRLSVPSTDMDIDDNKSTDITAEGYSNMDSGPSSHGKLGPLNADGLGGNSIPNWTGYNVQTPYNVQTPDLNDILLHNEGIAGPSASYYQPSPFTCDEPASPEFISAQAPATPGLMEETVPSRVHESPVLSPQRKASPSTNDETAKADTPAPASDFLHSATGNASDVVGAEMTELELAKPVQVESSVVPDTHALVQQHTSEGLPSQGQASHLEATADELVGSDGIAASVETVTVNATIEDVPLAVNDSERCVDGSTEPSVVENPVQINGPLADAQGTIAPSANFQHEAQAMQQVVASNDRLNELLTSEFAEPEKMLSAPDAEFNHAIDMGQTTAEKGTAESDGSNIIGSLTSRKRHLEDSLPALESETTERLSSRPHGKRTNDFVPHDDDILASILVGTRTPGFTLDSTPLPPRESSLKRPRLGSKMGTLKRKVQIDDAMVLHADTIRQQLINTEDIRRIRKKAPCTRSEIWMIEKGSLEDDIFHEPIFSCLSEELNELHNRTYEAIVRPAVQSMELQGQFDMPETIPEDSNIAGFGAATINDPLHIPDGIQSDVLLSGANDACGATPAFGLQIPPDNQVNGASNDFVIGTLFQGVTEPFIDNEKEVALADREHAQVDTLYSDRLQDVPSDLQRSTDANVSSQDVALDNSGQACVHAGDDMTGEFNHFVHSNANIFESNEVPASEITGVEYSQDASGFPRPTADENAVGYNQDASGFLRPTENENAVSAMGDNSGFQENNMGSLMDLDMVNDYELKECNDFGSAIHGVDTDFLNYDDDGDFDDANDDEPNPSEFQSLDNSGWSSRTRGVARYLKTLFDEDSGLGRKSVAIDHLVRGKTRKEASRMFFETLVLTTKDYIGVDQPNPYDYVSIKPGPKLLMSEF, from the exons ATGTTTTACTCGCAGTTCATCTTGGCCAAGAAGGGCCCCCTCGGGACCATATGGATTGCCGCGCACTTGGAGCGGAAGCTGCGCAAGAACCAGGTCGCGGACACGGACATCGGCGTCTCAGTAG ATTCCATCATATTCCCTGACGTTCCAATCGCACTTCGGTTATCAAGTCATCTTATGTTAGGCGTGGTCAGAATCTATTCTCGGAAGGTCAACTACCTATTCCATGACTGCAGCGAAGCTTTGCTGAAGATAAAACAAGCTTTCAGGTCCACTGCTGTTGATCTACCTCCTGAGGAGTCAACTGCTCCGTATCACTCTATAACTCTGCCTGAGACATTTGATCTTGATGATTTTGAACTGCCAGAAGCTGCGTTTCAAGG CGACACTGATCATCATGTGAGCACAAAAGAACAGATCACTTTGCAAGACAACCCAGAAAAAACAGGGTATTCAACATCCCAGTTTGGCCTAGATG AAAGATTTGGTGATGGTAGTTCATCTCATATTGGCTTGGACTTGGAGGAG GAATTAATTCTGAACAAGGACCACTCAATTCATCTTGAGTCTGATGATGG CATTATTATTCAAGGTCGGCTGTCAGTCCCTTCTACTGATATGGACATTGATGATAACAAAAGTACAGACATAACAGCTGAAGGATACAGCAACATGGACAGTGGGCCTTCTAGTCATGGAAAGCTAGGTCCACTTAATGCAGATGGCCTAGGAGGAAACAGTATCCCTAACTGGACTGGTTACAATGTACAGACTCCTTACAATGTACAGACTCCTGATTTGAATGATATATTATTGCATAATGAGGGTATTGCAGGGCCATCAGCTTCGTACTATCAACCTAGCCCATTTACTTGTGATGAACCTGCATCACCAGAGTTCATTAGCGCTCAGGCCCCAGCTACACCTGGTTTAATGGAAGAGACAGTTCCTTCCAGAGTCCATGAAAGTCCTGTTCTGAGCCCACAGAGAAAAGCATCACCATCTACCAATGATGAAACTGCAAAGGCTGACACTCCTGCTCCAGCCTCAGATTTTCTCCATTCAGCTACAGGAAATGCCAGTGATGTTGTGGGTGCTGAGATGACAGAACTTGAATTGGCGAAGCCTGTGCAAGTTGAGTCTTCTGTTGTGCCGGACACACATGCATTGGTGCAACAGCACACAAGTGAGGGTTTACCATCCCAGGGTCAAGCATCACACTTGGAAGCTACTGCTGATGAGCTGGTTGGTTCTGATGGTATAGCTGCATCTGTTGAAACGGTAACTGTCAATGCAACCATTGAAGATGTACCTTTGGCTGTAAATGATTCAGAGCGATGTGTCGATGGTTCTACTGAACCATCTGTGGTGGAGAACCCAGTACAGATTAATGGGCCATTAGCTGATGCACAAG GTACAATTGCACCAAGTGCAAATTTTCAACATGAAGCCCAAGCAATGCAACAAGTAGTGGCATCTAATGATAGACTGAATGAACTATTAACTTCAGAATTTGCTGAGCCTGAGAAAATGCTGTCTGCTCCGGATGCTGAATTCAATCATGCAATTGACATGGGGCAGACAACTGCAGAAAAAGGAACAGCTGAATCTGATGGAAGTAACATAATAGGCAGCCTTACGAGCAGAAAAAGACACCTGGAAGATAGCTTACCAGCTTTAGAGAGTGAGACCACTGAAAGGTTGTCTAGCCGACCACATGGTAAAAGAACCAATGATTTTGTTCCTCATGATGATGATATACTGGCATCTATTTTAG TCGGTACAAGGACCCCTGGGTTCACACTTGATTCAACACCACTACCACCGAGGGAATCATCTCTGAAACGCCCGAGGTTGGGGTCGAAGATGGGTACACTCAAGAGAAAAGTGCAAATAGATGATGCCATGGTCCTGCATGCTGA TACTATACGGCAACAGTTGATCAATACCGAGGATATACGGCGCATTCGTAAAAAGGCTCCATGCACTCGTTCCGAAATATGGATGATTGAGAAAGGTTCACTGGAAGATGATATATTCCACGAGCCCATCTTTTCCT GTCTATCTGAGGAGCTAAACGAATTACACAATCGGACATATGAGGCTATTGTACGCCCTGCTGTTCAGAGCATGGAACTACAAGGTCAATTCGACATGCCTGAAACCATTCCAGAAGATAGCAATATTGCTGGGTTTGGTGCTGCTACAATTAATGACCCACTTCACATACCAGATGGTATTCAATCAGATGTCTTGCTGTCAGGTGCAAATGATGCATGTGGCGCTACACCTGCTTTTGGTTTGCAAATTCCTCCTGACAACCAGGTTAACGGTGCATCTAATGATTTTGTTATTGGCACTCTGTTTCAAGGGGTGACTGAACCTTTTATtgataatgagaaagaagtgGCACTTGCTGACAGAGAGCATGCTCAAGTAGATACACTGTATAGTGACCGTCTTCAAGATGTTCCATCTGATTTGCAGAGGAGTACTGATGCAAACGTTTCTAGTCAAGATGTGGCTCTAGATAACTCTGGCCAAGCTTGTGTTCACGCAGGGGACGACATGACAGGGGAGTTCAATCATTTTGTTCATAGCAATGCTAATATTTTTGAGAGTAATGAGGTCCCTGCTTCTGAGATTACTGGGGTGGAATATAGTCAAGATGCCTCTGGTTTTCCTCGACCAACGGCGGATGAAAATGCGGTGGGATATAATCAAGATGCCTCTGGTTTTCTTCGACCAACGGAGAATGAAAATGCTGTGTCTGCTATGGGAGATAATTCTGGCTTCCAAGAAAACAACATGGGTTCTCTTATGGATCTGGATATGGTGAATGACTATGAACTGAAGGAATGCAAT GATTTTGGGAGTGCAATTCATGGTGTTGATACAG ATTTTCTGAACTATGATGATGATGGGGACTTCGACGACGCCAATGATGACGAGCCAAACCCTAGTGAATTTCAGTCTCTTGACAACAGTGGTTGGTCTTCTCGCACCAG GGGTGTTGCAAGATATCTCAAGACTTTATTCGATGAAGACTCTGGTCTGGGGAGGAAGAGTGTCGCTATTGATCATCTGGTGCGCGGGAAGACACGGAAGGAAGCATCGAGAATGTTCTTTGAGACCTTG GTGCTGACAACAAAGGACTACATCGGCGTGGATCAACCAAACCCCTACGATTATGTGAGCATAAAGCCAGGTCCAAAGCTGCTGATGTCAGaattctag